ATTGTCTTTGGCGGTAAGCACCTGGGAAAAACTGGAGAATTTGCGGTGGGAGGTATTCCACCGGCGGAAAACAACGGCCCTTCCGGTGAAGCTGGCGCTGAGCCTGCTCGGTGCTGCGGTCATCGGCCTGGCGGCCCAGATCAAGATCCCCCTTCCCTGGACTCCTGTTCCCATCACCGGGCAGACCTTTGCCGTGCTTTTAACGGGCGTCCTGCTGGGCGCCGACGGGGGCTTTCTGAGTTCGGCGCTCTACCTCCTGCTTGGCGGGGCGGGAGTGCCCTGGTTCGCCGGAGCAAGCGGCGGGCTGGCGGCGCTGGCAGGGCCGACCGGCGGCTACCTTGCCGGCTTCATCGTGGCTGCATGCTTCACGGGTTTCATGTGCGACCGTTACTCCTTTGCGCGCCGGCTTCCGGGCCTGATTCTGGTGATGCTGGCCGCCAACTTCATCCTCATCCACGGCCCGGGGCTGCTCTGGCTGGGCCACGCGACCGGAACGCACTCGTTCAGGGAACTCCTCATGCTCGGCACGCTTCCCTTCATTTCCGGAGACCTCGTCAAGATCGCGGCAGCCGCAGCACTGGCCCGCAGCATCCTCCCCCGGCGCGGGTTTTAACGTAAGGCAGCCGTCCAGCAGCCCCTTGACAGGGAAAGATTTACCGGATAAGATCAATTAAAACTTGCCGAGGGAAAGGGGAGTAGCCCGCAGGGCAGCAGCCCTGTGAGCCCGGGCGTCAGGACGCGCAAAAGACCACGCGCCGCCCTGGCTCCAAGCAGGCGCTTGGGTGCAAGACCTTTGTTCTGGTGGTGAATGTTTGCCGTACCGGGACAGAGGTCTTTTTCGTTTTCCGGCACCTTCTTCGCTGCAGCCTAAACCTGATGCCGGAGTAATTCTTTCCGGGAAGGAAATCTTATTTTAAGGAGGCAGAGAAATTGGCACCAGCAAGGGCAGCCGGCCGGAGGTCCGGGAAGGATAATCTGATTTGCCCGTCCCACGGGGAGTGTACGGAGGGATGCTGCTTATGTACTGGCACAGCCTAGAACCTGAAGAAATCGCGGCAAAGCTGGAGACTAACCTGGAACGGGGACTTACCCCGGAACAGGCGCGGGAAAGGCTCGCCACAACCGGCTACAACGAACTGGCGAAGACGAAGAAGAGGCCCCCCTGGCAGATGTTTTTCGACCAGTTCCGGGAGCTCCTCGTCCTCCTGCTGGTGGCGGCCGCCGTTGTCTCTGCCGCGGTAGGCGAAGTCCTCGATGCAGGGGTGATCCTTGCAATTGTGATCCTGAACGCCTGCATCGGATTCATCCAGGAGTACCGGGCAGAGCAGTCCCTGGAGGCCTTAAAGAAACTGGCCGCCCCCAGGGCGCGGGTGATCCGGGCGGGTGAAAAGCAGGAAGTAGCCACCCGGGAAGTCGTGCCCGGGGACCTGATCCTGATCGAAGCAGGAGACTTCATCCCTGCCGACGCGCGCCTCATCTCCAGCACGAACCTGAAGGTGGACGAATCGGCGCTCACCGGCGAATCGGAACCGGTGGAAAAACAGGCCCTGCTCCTGCCCGATGAGGAAATCGGGATCGGAGACCGCACCAACCTGGTCTTCATGGGAACAACCGCAACCTACGGAAACGGCACCGCCGTCGTGGTTGCAACCGGCATGAGGACAGAAATCGGAAAGATTGCCGGGATGCTGGAAGAAATGCCCCGGGAGCAGACGCCCCTCCAGCGCAAACTGGAAGAAATCAGCAAGTGGCTGGGAGGAATTGCGGTGCTCCTGTGCGGAGTGATCTTCGGAGCCGGCCTCCTGCGCCAGATCCCCCCTTTCGAGATGTTTCTCATTGCGGTGAGCCTTGCGGTCGCCGCAATCCCCGAGGGGCTCCCGGCGGTGGTCACCATGGTGCTCGCCCTGGGCGTCCAGCGGATGGCAAGGCGCAAGGCGATTATCAGAAAGCTCCCTGCAGTCGAAACCCTGGGCTCGGCAACCGTGATCTGCTCGGATAAAACCGGGACGCTCACGAAAAACGAGATGACCGTCAGGTACCTCTATGCCGGAGGGCGGCTGGTGAAGGTGAGCGGAGAGGGCTACATCCCGGAGGGAAAATTCTCCAGCGGAGAAAACGAGATCGATCCCCGCGGAGACCGGGACCTGAGACTCTTGCTGACTGCCGGAGCCCTCGCCAGCAACGCCGACCTGGTTCTGGAAGAGGAGGCACCGGAAAACCCTGCCGCCGGGAAAGGAGCCGAAGCCGATCTCGCTCCGCACCGGAAGTGGAGGGTGCTGGGCGACCCCACCGAGGGCGCCCTCGTGGTGGCAGCCCGGAAGGCGGGACTGACCAGAAGGGAACTGGAAGAGCTTTACCCCAGGCTCGGGGAAATCCCCTTCGACTCGGAACGGAAGCTGATGACCACGATCCACCCCGCAGACCGGGCCCGGGAACTCGTTAAAGAACCGTACCTGGCCTTCACCAAAGGCGCCTTCGACGTCATTCTCACCCGCAGCACCCACCATCTC
The window above is part of the Bacillota bacterium genome. Proteins encoded here:
- a CDS encoding biotin transporter BioY, which codes for MAVSTWEKLENLRWEVFHRRKTTALPVKLALSLLGAAVIGLAAQIKIPLPWTPVPITGQTFAVLLTGVLLGADGGFLSSALYLLLGGAGVPWFAGASGGLAALAGPTGGYLAGFIVAACFTGFMCDRYSFARRLPGLILVMLAANFILIHGPGLLWLGHATGTHSFRELLMLGTLPFISGDLVKIAAAAALARSILPRRGF
- a CDS encoding cation-translocating P-type ATPase → MLMYWHSLEPEEIAAKLETNLERGLTPEQARERLATTGYNELAKTKKRPPWQMFFDQFRELLVLLLVAAAVVSAAVGEVLDAGVILAIVILNACIGFIQEYRAEQSLEALKKLAAPRARVIRAGEKQEVATREVVPGDLILIEAGDFIPADARLISSTNLKVDESALTGESEPVEKQALLLPDEEIGIGDRTNLVFMGTTATYGNGTAVVVATGMRTEIGKIAGMLEEMPREQTPLQRKLEEISKWLGGIAVLLCGVIFGAGLLRQIPPFEMFLIAVSLAVAAIPEGLPAVVTMVLALGVQRMARRKAIIRKLPAVETLGSATVICSDKTGTLTKNEMTVRYLYAGGRLVKVSGEGYIPEGKFSSGENEIDPRGDRDLRLLLTAGALASNADLVLEEEAPENPAAGKGAEADLAPHRKWRVLGDPTEGALVVAARKAGLTRRELEELYPRLGEIPFDSERKLMTTIHPADRARELVKEPYLAFTKGAFDVILTRSTHHLREGRILPLTEEIKRELNSQNERLAAQALRVLGVAFRPLANLPETLTPEEVEQGLVFVGLAAMIDPPRPEAKEAVEVCRRAGIKPVMITGDHKITALAIARELGIYEEGELVLTGTELDRLSDEEFQERVGRVSVYARVAPEHKVRIVEAFKKKDQVVAMTGDGVNDAPALRRADIGAAMGITGTDVAKEAADMVLADDNFATIVAAVKEGRVIFSNIRKTVHYLLSCNSSELIAIFAAIALGLPSPLFPLQILWINLVTDGLPALALGIDPPEPGIMDRPPRSPRAGIFAGKMGYYIMRQGLLIGALSLLAFWLGYQGEAELLPRGRTMAFGTLALAQIVHSFNVRSLRLSLFRIGPWSNRFLLGAALISGGLQLLAMLLPPLQQIFKTIPLGAEAWLAVAGLSLAPLLFEEAIKLGRQLAQPREAHQH